The following nucleotide sequence is from Coffea eugenioides isolate CCC68of chromosome 10, Ceug_1.0, whole genome shotgun sequence.
CATATATATACgcatactaataattattatcctctcttgcatttatatatttttcttatttaattttgCCTACCTaccttatatttatttactttctctaattaatattatatttttaaaaatataacacaTGAAATATATCCCATGAGGACTCGGTAATCGGTAGACAAATCGAATATTTAATTGGAAAATCAATCGAACAATGCATACCGCCAAAAATGGGTTCTACAGTTCCTTTTGATTGATCAATTCATTCGTATGTTTTCAGTTTTTGCGTTCACAAGAGGTGAAGAAGTACTATGGTGGACTAATAAATTAAGAAGACAATAAGAAAAGGACATGGCGAAGAATGAGGAAACAGTGAAATAACACTTTGCCATGGACAATAATCATTGTACGATTCCTTAACAGACGTTTTTCTTACAGTCTTTTTTGTCGATTTTACCAACGTACACCATACACAATATTATCAGTGCTTTACCAAAATGAGTTACTAGCTTTGGGAACTGGCTTTCAGTAAATTACACAATTGATGTGCACAAGTTGAATGAAAAGGTGATTGAATGATCTGCATAATTTTGTGAGGCATATGCAAATCAATGTGTTTGAGCAATTACTACTAGACTTGATCGACACTTTCATTTATAGACCATGCAGTAATTTGTAAGCCATATGAGTTTACCTGCATCCATTATACATCAATCATCgcgttatttatttattttaatatcaTGTATCAATATGACTGCGCAACTCTTGAATATATTACATGATCCACAAATGAGTTCATAAATTTGATTTACCCAagtatttttgtaaaatttttgtGGTAACTATTTTTTTCGCAATGGATCTTCTATCTCAATACATGTGTCACTCTCTGTCCAACTTTTTAATAAATTGCTATTTCTCTTtcataaatatcatattttgattctcttttattttcttaaaattcaataactattaattgagtaaaaaaatataaatacaatagtttcaaaaaagtaatatataatagaaaattaaaaatatagccaaaaattcataaaaaatctcatttttttaatgtattttcatttttgagtttgttaaaatCTGTGTATTACTTAATTAATAATCGTTAAATTTTAAGACAATAAAAAAGAATCAAAATATGATGTTTATCAAAGAGAAATATCAATATAATAAGAAGTAAAATAGAGAGTGGCACGGAAAGTGAGATAAAAGATCCGttgcgattttttttttgcaactcCCCATTGGCATTACAACCTAATTAGGCCAATGCTTATATTTGTTTGGAGGTTCTTGATCGTTACTCTACCAATGTGAGCGAAATATCTTCTTGTTCTAGAGCTCGTGGaatatccatttttttttcgagctcgTAGCATACCTTGGATTCAAGTGCATGCATTAATGTAAATTCCCGTTGAGTCTTGTAGCCATGCAATTTGGTCGTAAGCTAGATCAGTTGTGCAAATTCGGACGCTTCAAGCCCATCAATTGAATCAGTGCCAGCCATTTCGAGCAACCATCTTTCGTGGCTTCTACGTGGAGTGCACCAAACCCTAACGtgttaaataagtaaatttcgTAAAATTTCATTCCCTTACCACCTACAGCAACATTAGATACTTTATTAGATCGTATATTATGTATTTTATCCACATTTGGACCTTCACTGATAGAGCCACCAAAGACATATGTGACCAATTGATGGTGAGAATTAAAGTaaaattgagagagagagagagagagagagagagagagagagagagagagagagagagagagagagagagagagagagagagttatcAATGCCAATAACTAATTCTTGTTgtcaaaacattttttttttataaataaaaatttgggTGGGTAGGTGCCGGAATCATAGGTCACTTACAAGAATTTTTATAAATCGCCTACTAATACATTCCTTATATCGACAATAGTATTCAAATATGCAATGGTTTGTGAAAAAGTGACTCGTTCTTATCAATTGAGTCAACTTGTATTGGTTGATATACATGCTATGTTTTAATAGGGAgggatgaaatttaaaaagtggAGCGAAGAAGGAGGGAAGGGGGATTGAAAGCCAAGATCTTTAAATCCTAAAGCCTCAACAATTTTTGATATATGTCCTCATTATTACAAAATGCATAGCATATTCTTTGTTGTACAACAGACATTAACTAATGAAACTCTGCTTATCTATGAATTGGCTGAGGCTCTTTTCGTGGATAAGTATATCTTCACATAAATTGTAGATCAACCTTCAAAAGAACATGTACAAATATTCTTGAAGGCAAGCAACACATTCTAAACGAGTAAAATTGAGGGTGGTTAGTGATAGGAGAAGCTAGAGAGGGTAATTAATAGCATTTTAGTATTGTCAAAACTGAATTCTTATTTCAAGACAAGGAACAACATCCAGCAAATTTCCAATTTGCACCAAGATGCACTCCCAACATGCATCATTATTAGTGATTCCACGTTAATTAATTGGGGGTCAACACGTTTTAGAGTTGAAAACATCCAACGATCAGACTAACATTTAAATGGCTAAGATTTCAACTattgttgaaacttttgatTTGTATTTATAAAGCATtctttgataaatgaaaatgtaCAGCAAAATAGTTCTCATACACTAGAAGGGCATATTCGTCCAGTTACAAAAGACAATCTCATTGCAGTTTTTGGTGGGAATTTGGTCTGCAAAGCTAATAATTCAAACCATCCCACAACATCACGTATTGcataaatttggaaaaaaaagccATTTTAGGGTCTTTCTCTTCACCCTCTCTctccccttctctctctctcgctctttCTCTCACATAACACACAACCATAGCTTGAGCTAGGCATagacaaagaaagaaagagatatAAATAAATGAAGGGGTTATGGCATATGATTTATGAAACTGAGATGCTGAGTAGTGGTAGTCTATGAAGCCAAACCACCTCACCTAGAAGGGATTCTTTGGAACTCGTGTAAGCTTTCGGAAAAAGTTTTGAAGTCGCCGGAAAATAGTAACCTGATCAGGTTTGCGAACTACTACTAGGATGGTGCTTTATTGTCATCTGAAATTctttcaagaaaaagaaaacaacccttttcttaatttctattCCTCCATGCATTTGGCACAGTTTCAAACGTTTTCCCTTTCTCTTTATTTGTAAGTAATATTATGATGTCAAAAAATATGCAAGTTCCGTCTGGAACTCATCAGAGTCAAGCTTTGGGATAGAGGGATAGATCTGCTTCTGCTGCTTCCACTACTGATCATCAAATCTTATTCTTCTCAGAAGagagatttgttttcctttgttttctcaTCTTTTTGTCAGCTGGGCTTTTTCCCAAAATATGGCTTACATCATGATCTATATATTCTTTCTCTACACTTCACAAGTTTTGGAGAAAATCTTGGATATTTTTCTTCAGACAATATACTTTTTTCCTTGCTTCAAAGTTGGCTTTTTCTACCAACGTAATCTGTGCAAACCCTGGTGCCATCTTTTATGGTTTTCATTGAAAATATTGTAAAATTTTCTTGTGCAGCCAAAGGGTTTTCTGGTTTCATTTTTAAATTCCATTTTCAGTTCTATTTGGAGCTGTTGCATCCATCAATTTTTATTTTGCAGCCTTTGAAGTTGTATCAACATGGAGGTAGTATTTTTCTCCAAATTTCCAGTTTGTATTTAATCCTTAGAAATTCATCATATGTAATTTGAGTGTAGGATCCTGCATTCAAATCAACTTACTTGATGTTCTTGAAAATCTAAATTAATACGATCATTGTATTATGCAATATGTCTTATTCATACCTGAGAACACATTTGATTGTTAATCTTACTTCTTCGGTCTTGAAGGCCATTTCCATTTCTATTCCATTTATTCACACAACGTTCAAAAGATCCTTCTTTTGGTTTTATCAGAGAGTATATGCATCTAAGTGTCTAATTCATCTCTTACAAATTTCTcatctttttcttcaaaacttCGTCTTCTCTCTTTAGTCTTCCGCTCCATTCCGGTGGATGTGTTCTGTGTACAAGAAGCAAAAAATTCCCTTTTTTGGGTACATTATCCACTATCAAAGTTCTGATCTTTTTTATACTGTAACTTGATTAGAGGTGTTCTACTCCTTTTTTCGATGTCCAGACTCTAAAATCAAGGGTTACTAGAccttttcatctttttcttttccttaaggaggagaatttaaaaaaaaggaagaatatgGTAGCAATTTTTATCTTTATGGATCTGATTAGGCTTAgtaattttgttaaaatttgtcaaaaatcaaAAGGGTTCATTGGAAAAATGTTTTTGTCTGCAGACTCGAAAAATGGGAAGAGGAAAGATTGAGATCAAGAGGATTGAGAACAACACTAATAGGCAGGTGACCTTCTGCAAGAGAAGAAATGGACTTCTCAAGAAAGCCTATGAACTTTCGGTTCTCTGTGATGCTGAAGTTGCACTCATTGTTTTCTCTAGTCGCGGCCGCGTCTATGAGTATGCCAACAACAAGTAATTTTCACTACTCAGCTAAGCATTTCAAAGAACACCACTTTTTCAGCTGAAATGTTGCAACTTTTCGAATTTCTTAACTCCATCAGGTTATGCCTAGGTAATAATGTACTTAATGTGCTTGAAGAATTGCATGTGGGTGACAAAGatcttgcctttttttttcttctttttctttttttctgttgTTAATTTATTGGTCAAGTTGTGATAAATATGCAAAGATGTATTATAATTGTCAGAAAGAGGCAGTTAGGTTGTCAGACAAGCATGCAAAAAGCAGATTTATAATCAGCAGATGAAAATCTTTAGTCATTGATGAAGCCTGATCAGAGATTTCCTGTGTACTTTAGGTCATTGGCTGTCTAATGAGAATAATAGGAATTCAGTATAAGATGGGGAAGAAATAAGACCACAGAAATAGAGGCTGACGCATACCGGAAGTTTGCAGGAGAGACCTtcaagagaaaaaaatgaaaaagaaattttcaggAGAGaccaaaaacgaaaaaaaaaaagaggctaaGGGTAGATATTTAAGATCAGAAGTTTTTCATTGGAACCCTTGTTACTTCACTTGACATTTTTACAACCCTCTAATTATTGTGAAAAAAGCGGGAATAAACTCACTTATTTTTCTATTCTTTTATCAATTGAGAAAGGAAAAAGCCTCAAATAAGTTCATTACTTAATTTggagaagaagataaaaatCTTAAAACTCTTATTTAGATAAATCATTTGAAGTGCagaggaaaattgacaaaataaaAGTGAAGAGACACAATTACTCAATAGCTAGTTAAGTAACTCACTGAGACATGTTATCAATTAAGCTGCAATGGTTGATGTGCAAAGTGAAGAGAATTgtcaaaatgattttttttttgttttgttttaatgGCTACTCCATTGTTTTTTCCTTTATTGGAAGACCCAACCAAATAATCCCTCCTGAAAGATGTCCGGCTGCTATATCTCCTTCTATCTCTTGCTTCCACAAGTACACTTCTTTATTATACATAAGcatcaaattctttttttttttttttttgctatgtTATTCTTTTGTCACAACTTGTTTTGAGAAATttatatgaagtgcaaaatatgTTAATTTTTTACTATGGCTAGTTTCTTAAAGAAATATGCAATAGTGCAAGGTTGCCAGGAATGATGTCAGCAGTGGATGAGTAATTTTATCACAATGTCTGACTCAGTGATAAGTGGTTGAAGTCTTCTATCTAATCTCAACATTATCTTCACTAGCATGTGGATTAATGTTTCAGCAATATGCATGATAAGTTATAAATGAACTTCATGATTTGATAGCTTTACAGCAACCAAATTCATTTTTAGCTCTGTCCGCCATGGATCCTAAATGTGGGCAAAATGCTAAAATAGGGCCAAAATTTACACAGGATATCACTTTTTggggttaatttcactttgcaCCCTTTAACTACACCTAAATTTCCACTTTAGTCCTTAAACTTAAAAATAGGGCACTTTAATccctaaattataaaatttatcCGACTTAAGTAACATCATCAAGGAAGTGAGACAGATTTTATGCCTAAGTGGGTATACTTTAGCGACTAAATTGGAACAAATTTTATACTTTAGGAACTAAAATggataaattatatattttagggatttaagtacaatgaattttataatttatgaactaaagtgtcccattttgaagtttaatgACCAAAATGAGAACTTGGATATAGTTAAAGGGTACAAAGTGAAATTTGTCCCTAAACTTCAACATGACTTGATTTGCTCTTCAAACTTTAAATAAGTACAATAAATGGGCCCCTAATTATATATCtaggttttaaaatttttttttttttcaaaagtacaTGCAGCTGTGAACAACTTTGTGAGCTATAAATTAGATCACAAACCATCAATCTTCATCCTTGAGTTGCCAAGTAAAATGCTTAATCAGGttaacatttctttttccaatttATAGCAACAAATTGCTTAGTGTTTTGGATTCCCTCTTGATGCAATAAAAGTTggactataaaattttttttgtaccaatttcaattaacaaaaattttacatttctaaTTTGTCATCTTTTACCAAGATCTCCATTCCCATAGAATTAGCAAAGATAATATTGAAATTATTTTCCATGACATTTGCAACTTTTGTTGTTTGTAATAGCCAAAATAGTTATGGTTCGCCAATTTGTGCCCTTGTGAATGAATTTCCATGAAAAGTAGTACAATGAAACACGTGAACAATTTCCTTTTCATCTTGGTTTATTATTTACGTATTCCCTATATGTTCCATTTTCGCATTTACTTATCaatatacaaaagaaaaaaccaaaatttctaaactggaaattttaaaaaatgtacTATACCTTGCCAAAAGGAATCATGGTTAAACTTCCTGGGAGGTGAAATATATGATTCAATAAATATTTGGCTTCTGACTAAGCATGAAAAAATAGATCTTCAACACACTATTTGAATACATAAAAATGGGATGATTGGGCAGCTGTTTTTACTATGGTGGCAGTACATAGTACTCAGTACTCACCTGTCACCCTCCACCCCTGCCATATTCTTGAAATGCCGCGCTTTATCAGAACAACCAAGAAAACATAATACTATTTATAGTACCACATGATATCCAAGCACCAAACGAGTAAGGGAACTTACAGTTTACCACTCAAGTTAATTTGTTTTGTTGCCTATTTCCATCTTTGGGGGCCTTCAATTTGCCTGCCTCTTTCATGTCCTACTCTTCTTCTTTTCTGTGAAAAGTGTACTCCCTGGCTGTCCTGTCCCCTtccttctctttctctctctttcctctCCCCTCTCCCATCTCCCGAGTCCCTGATTACCACAACCCTGCAAAAGTTTGTCCATAATTCCTAACCTGAAATTAGTACTAACGAAACCTCAAAAGTTTTGCTTTTCCTATGTCTGTTTTCCATTCTACCATGAGTTAAGTGAAGCATTAATGAATGAAATACTCATGAAGGAGGGGAACTTCAAGATAGACGAATGTGCAGTGCCAATCTCTTCAAACTGAAAGATAtatgaataaagaaaaggaaaaaaatatgaagTATATAAAGCATATATGGAGTATATAAGTTGAAGGTTATGGGTTTGAGTCATCAAGGAGTGTAAGTAGGGAACCACTGCTGATcatctttgaaaaataaaaaaaaaaacgttaGTTGAAGGTTGATGAGATGTAGAGGTAGTGACTTTATAACTTTGTAGCAAGTACTTGTTCTAGAGCTGAGGTTCTTGAATGATAATATGGAAAAAATAAAGCATACATGAAGTATATAAGTTTAAGGTTGATGAACTGTGGAGGCAGTGGCTTTACAACTTTGTAGCAAGTACTTGCTCTACAGTTGAGATTCTTGAATGACAATATGGCTACTGCTTCTTATCTACTTCCCATTTTCCATCAACTAATGAGGGTTTGTCGCtaaaccgctctgtcaaatgcCACTTACTGATTCCTAGTTTTGAGTGTTTCATGACTTATTTGGTCAGACTTGACTCTTCACTTTAGTTTAGTCCAGCTTATCCCATCATCACTATCCTTCGCAATTACTGAAAATGATAAGCTTATGATTGGTCTTAGTGATTCCCATAAAAGCATAATTAACCCAATGCTTTAATTATCTTAACTGAGCACACATGTGATTAGCGGCTTTTGGAGAAAAATGGATCATTTTTGAACATGTCTCAAAAGATGTGATAACACTCACCACAACAATTTATAGTAAGCATGATCGCCCtagaatttttgtttcttttctttttcttttttattaacTGTAACGGCATGTAACAAATactatcaaaattttttaaaaaaagtagtATCAAAATTACCCATTTTGGTGGTCAAATAATAGAAGAAGATTAAGCATGAAAggcattgtaaatgttttattgaTTCATGATATGGTGATTGGTGAGGCTGATGAACATCAGTATGATATCTCtcaatcaaaatggataatgGGTTGATGTCATTGTTCTAAGATTCCACCACTTCTTGAAGACAGTCATGCTTGGATGTTGAACTTAAACTCATATGTGGCTAAGGTTGGCTTGCTTCATTGTCGTGTGCATTCTTGCTTGGCTACTCAGAAATGTCTCTTGCACCAGAAAAACACCCACTTACCAAGCATTCTTTCCACTCCTCTGTCTTCCACTCCTATGTTAGATCATGTCATCTGTCGTGAAGAAACATCTATTTAGTGTTCTCAGCTCAACACTATTCAAGCAGGGAGATCTTACATCACCTCCACATTcacatccttttttttttttccttttaatataTTCTCTGGTCGTAACACTTCTCTCGCTTCATTTCTAAATTCCATTTTTAGCTTTCAGTATCTTCTACTGCTTCTGTTCTCTATTCAATATGGATTCACCAACATTTACTCCTTACTCACCCTGAAGGTTGCATCTTTGGATTTTACTCACCCTAAAGAGTTTTTGAaccttttcatttgttttttggCTTTTTCTATCTTATTTACTGTTTACATGAAGACCTCAACAAGTTTTGCAACTTTCTGTCAAGCCTTTGAAGGAGGATCATGGACCTCTTTCAGGGTACATCAGGAGACTGGAGAATGGGAAATTTGCTCAGACTTGAAAAAGCTACTAGTAATAAGGCGCTGAGTTGACCAAGTACATATTCCGCTAAGTTTGGTTGACCTTGTCAGTTCGAAACTTCAGAtacctctctcttttctctgaGTCTGTGGGGCCACAGGAGTTTCATTACTTTCCTCATCAGAGTCAAAACTTCACGTAGCCACGTTAGTGCCAGTGCGTGTCTGCCTTCTTTTGTATACACTTTGGGATTCTGTGTTTTGTGAGTAGTTCTTCCCCAAGCCTCCAGAAAACAAAAGGGGATGTAATTTTCCCTTCTTGGAATCATTCGACAGAGGTTTCTGCCTCTGAGCTCTCTTATATCGCATCTTTAATAAATCTATAGCATTTCCACAATTGTCTATCTCAGCTGAATTTTCCTCATTCCTACGCCATAATATGTTATGTCAGTTTGAATTTGTGTCTTATGGTTGTAATTAGTAAATAATTAGAGTCCATtgggattgcatttttttgaaattcttgaaagtttttgtcaaaaagaaaaataccttAGTACTTCTTTCTTTTAAATGTGACGTATTTGAGGTAacgaaatgattgaaaaatatgtgaCGCGAATATTTTCCAAAAACTCCAAATAACTTTTCCACGATAAATGGCAATGCAAATAAGGCTTTAGACTTATTTGTTGTAGGTTGAATTAGTATTGTACCAATAGTAGTATTTTTGTTTAACTTGTCACAAgaattttccaaatattttcttgttACTGAAACAACTGATTGTCGAACAATTTGTAGCAGCATAAAGAGTACTATAGACCGGTACAGGAAGGCAACCACAGATGCTTCAAACAGTTGCTCCACTCAGGAGATCAATGCTCAAGTAAAATGCTTACTTTCTTAGCACTTCAGACAAATCGTGTATAATATTCTATGCATGTAGCAACAGAAACTTAGCTGTTTTCTAAAATATGCTGTAGACTTTAACCCCTTGCTTTGTGTTTAGTTCTACCAGCAAGAATCCAAGAAACTGCGCCAGCAAATACAGATGATCCAGAATTCCAACAGgtgattattattattttttgttttaaatttacCATTGCCAACAATTTCTACACAGAAGCATGCATGAGATTGTAACATCTGAGAAGCTAATTGAAGAGTCAGTTTTAAAATGATACTCTtaatttaatgttggtttattGATTTAATACCTATGATATGTATAAGATTAACTTTATTCTAACTTAGATCAGCAATGGGAAAAGACCATCATAGATTCTATTCGTTCAACGCCCCTATTTAGTCAATGTTCTATATCCTTGCCAAAATTGAGAAAGTGGAGTCTTTTTTCACTTCTGTTGTTACTAACAACTAAAGGGCATCAATCATTCGACATTTGCATCTACTGATAAATTTTAGAGTGAACACACTTTCCTTCAAATAAGATAAAAATGGCCCAAAATATGTTCAGGCTGAAATGTTATGTCATAGGACTCTTAAAAACAGAGTCCAATTTGTTTAAGTGGCAATTATAGGAAGAATCAGATCGTCAGTCGGGTTATATAAATTCGAGCTTCTGAAATCTTTTCTTGCAGGCATCTCATGGGAGAAGGTTTAAGCTCCCTG
It contains:
- the LOC113750380 gene encoding agamous-like MADS-box protein AGL11; the protein is MGRGKIEIKRIENNTNRQVTFCKRRNGLLKKAYELSVLCDAEVALIVFSSRGRVYEYANNNIKSTIDRYRKATTDASNSCSTQEINAQFYQQESKKLRQQIQMIQNSNRHLMGEGLSSLNVKELKQLENRLERGISRIRSKKHEMILAETDTLQKREIQLEQENACLRAKIAENERLQQLSIVPPGQEYNEMQAYLARNLLQLNMMEGVPVFQVPDKKSLQLGLDLVDST